GCGTCTGCGAAGGAGAAGGGACCGAGGGGGGGACGTGGAGGAGGGGAGCGCACCTCGGAGCCCCGGTACGGCTTTGGGCTGCGAGCGGTTCCGCAGCGACTCCCTTAATCACAACAGAAACCTTTATTAACGATACTGAAAAGCAGTGAGTAAGTGGGTCATGGATAATAAGCCATCCGTGTTCAGTAGGTGAATACCAATTCGATCAGATCCGTGCGCCGTATCAATCGCCGCCTGGCAGAAGGGAGGCGGTTGGATCCCCGCGATCGGGGGGCTGCGATCCCTCCTTGAGGCCTCCGGGCTCCCCCTGAGCTCCGTGCAACGCCGAGCCCACCGCGTCCCCAGGAGAGGGGTCAGCCCGGGCGCAGGCGGTGCAGGGAGGAGCTGAGCGAAGGCTCCGTGGCCCCAGAGTGGGCAGCGTGTGCCCGGCGGTGCTTCCAGCCCCGAGCCGCTCGGGAAGCAGCGCGTATCGCGAGCTGGAGAGCCCCGTCTCCTTCCCCGCATCGTTTGCAAGCGGTAGCGGCTCCCATCAATAACCGCCGGCTGAATGGCTGAGGGCTGCGGGAGCGCTGGCCCGGCTCCCCGGGGTGCTGCCCCGCTCCTTTGTCTCACACGCCAATGATTATTCTATCAATTACTTTCATAAACACTTTGCGTCGTGCCGGATTTTTTCATGCTTCCTGCTGGGAATTCTCCATCCGAtgtgtttttcctgctgctgttcgTGCAGTCATTCAGCGCAATTACTTCTGACACTTCTCCTCATCAAATGTCTGCGCGTTCCTTTCCCTTGAAGAAGGCTGGCAGGCGACGGCCGGGCGCTGGGAATTACTACGTTAGGACGCCGACAGCTGGTTTTAAACAGAGCCCGGCGGTGGGGCTGCGGATGGGACCCCTTCAGGGCCGGGGGCTTCGCTGCTGCCGTGGCCGTGCTGGGGACGTTCAGCACCGCCTCTGTGTCAGCAGCTTTGGGATCGGGACTTAGGGATCCCCTATCGCCTCCCCGCATCCTTGCAGCcccctgctgcagtgcttgggGTGAGGGACCCCCACGTGGATCCccgctgtgctgtgctgtgctgtgctctgctctgctctgctctccccagtGGGGAAATCATCCCGTAAAGGAGAGATGGATGCATTCCAGCGGTGCAGGATGAGCTgccaggtgctgtgctggggtcCCTCCAGGAGCCATAGGGCCAGGCCcgtttgcatttcctttttgccACTTCTACTATCAAATAACCCCCTCATTCCCTTTGGGAGCAAAGTGCTGTGTCCAGAGCTCCAGCCCCACACGGCTGCTGTGGGATCAGAGAGCCCCGGTGCTGGCTGCAAATGGGGCTGCAATGGCAGAAATCCCCCCAGGTTCTGGGTTGGCTCGGCCTGATGGCACCGTGAGCTCTGCAGGACGGCTGTGGTGGAGGTGCCAGCAGCGACCCTGTAGTGGTGAAGCCccggtgctgcagggctgggccagacacagctgtgtgcagtggGAAAAGGCCTCAGTTCATGGCTGAGGCTGGGTGGGGGGCTCTGGGGTCCCTGGGTGGGCGCAGTGATCGTTGCGTTGTTGAGTTCCTCACTGTGATCTGTTTCAGTGGCCCAGGGCTCGCATTGCTGTCTGTAGATGTCCTACATTGCTGTCTGCAGGGCCGCTGGGAGGAGATGTGGTGGATGGGAGCAGGAGGGGGGTTTCACCCTGCAGTGTGGGGCAGCACCTGGGCGCTGCTCAGGGACAccgctgtgctgcagccccaaagcTGTCGGTCCCATTGGGTCGGTCGTCAGCAGGGTGCTGACATGGACCGGGTTTGGGCTGCAGCGGGACGCAGCTGTGTGCACCACTGCGCTGCCCTCCGTGCACtctgctatggggctgtggggggggggggtgcagctgtgtgcaggatgAGCAGAGCACGTGGCCCCGCTGGCAATTAGCGCTCTGAGTGTCTTGACTCACCCAACCATAATAAACCGTGAATTATGACTCGGAGCTTTATGAAGAGAAAGAATCAGCCACACTTGATCGCTGCTCGAAACACAATAGCGGGGGTTGGGAGGGGGCTGAGGGGGGCAGCAGCTCTCACAGCAGCCGTGCATGCCCTGCACTGCCCCCCACATTCTGTACCCCGCGCTCTGCTGCACCCTCAGGGCcatttctccccctccccaccccccttttctccctctctctgccctctgtgctttgcactgcGGGGTGGATGTGGGGCGATGGTGCCCGGACCCCCATGTAGGGGCTCAGGCTGTGGTCTGGTTGCTCTGTGGGCTCTGCCTGttggcccagcacagctcaggggCTGCGGAACAGAgctgcaaccatcagccccTAATCTCCATCCCTGAGCCCCACAGCctggagcagggctggtttATCCCCAGTGCTGGTGGTTCCGTGGTGCGATGGGGGCTGCGCTGGTTCAGAGGGGTAAATAATTCACGGAGCGAGCTGGTGCACTAAGACAGTAATTAATATGCTTTTGCAAATGTCCAATACATATTTAATCACCCTTCGGTGCGTGTTTACACAAATAGCACCCGGCTGCGTGCCTGCACTGCGATGTCAGACACAGCAACTGCCAGCACTGAAGGTTTGGGGTCTGCAGCCCCGCTGCCCCCACCTGGGATGTGAGCTGCTGtgagtgctgggctgcaggtgctgagaggggctctgagctgcttccaggcactgctggggccgtggccatggggcagggggctgtgggggctgtgggggctgtgggggctgtgggggctgaTCTGCCCtgcgggggagggggggcagcAGCCGCTCTGTCTGCAGTTTATGAGCGCACGGAGCCGTCCCAGCAGGCGTTTTCAATTCCGTTTATCTGTGTTTCCCCATtgagttcattttatttcccctgATTTTTGTTTCCTGGAAGATTTATCGATCCTGATTTGCTCAGTTTATGACAGGTAGAACCATAAAGCAGCGGAGCCGcgggccctgcagccccccccctccttccgTCTGTGAGGACGTGGTGCAATGTCAGGGACAGGGATGGGCTGGAGACCAAGGGGGGCTGCCCCATTGCACCACCCCTTAGTGCCACAGCTCCAATGCAGGAGCCCCGCGTTGTGCGAGCTGCTTgggaaggggatggggatggagttgATGGGGACCCACCTCCCATTGTGCCATTACAGCCGTGGGATGATGaggagagcagcacacagctggcagaACTTGGGGCTGCTGTAGGTTTGCTCATGAAGGCCCTTCCTGCTCCCACCCGGCTGCTGGAAGCCAAAGTGTGGAGGGATGCACCTCTGCCACTGGCAGGCAGGGATGGAGGGGCcgcagctgcagtgctgagcccaCCCGTGGTGGGAGCGTTGGGGCACCGTCAGCCCCGCGGTGCCTGCGTCCCTCCATTCCCTGCTAAGATGGATTAAAGGCAAGCGATAAGTCGATGGGATTGCCATGCGTCCGGGGGGACGGAGCGATATTAGAGGCATTAACTTTTCTGTCATGCTGATAATAAGTCGTGTTCTGATGGGATCAGGGCTGTGCATGGGGCTCTGTGTGGGCACCGTGGGACTGAATGGccactgcagccacagcagccacCTCTGGGGACGGATCCTTCCTAGGCCTGGCTGGGGGGGGTGCCAGCAGTACCACAACTCAAAGCAGTGCCTGTggagggggggaaagggggggcagtgctgtgccagcCCTGGGTACCCCGTACCCGCACCACGCTGTGGCTGTGCCATCTCCCAGTGACCCCCACGTTGAGACCGACGTACAGAGGAACGATGATCTCTCCAGAGGAGCTGAAAAGAATTCTAATTACATCTCGGAACAATATTTGTTTTGAGAGAGGAAAGCAAACCATATGGCATGTGGGAGATTGTTTGGGGGCCGCATTAAACAaggatttgcttttcatttatgcTCTGATTTCGGCGGAGCTGCCATCGCACTGCATTCATATCGCAACCTTTTGGATCCTGCATTGGGGCAGAGGGCTCGGGGGGTCGCGGTGGTGGaggcacagggatggggatggagccGAGCAGCCGGGGAAGGGGGGTCGGGGTGTCCCTATGTTGGGGTTATGGCACGGCCCCGCTCTGGGCACGGCACATCCGCGGTGCCCGCAGCCCCGCTCTGCCCATACAGCGCTGTTCACCGAGATCCCGCACGATGTGACGGCGCAGGCGGGTGAGGACGTGGAGATGGCCTGCTCCTTCCGCGGCAGCGGCTCCCCGTCGTACTCCCTTGAGATCCAATGGTGGTACGTCCGCACCCACAAGGACTGGACGGACAAACAGACTTGGGCTTCAGGCCAGGTAACGCTGCGGCCGGTTCCCTTCTTCCCCCCCGTTTCCATGTCTATCGGCCTTGGCACGTGGCTGTCTCCgtttccctttctgtttgcaCAGAGATAAGGGCCCAATAAAGGGAGGGCGGCTGTCGGGATCTTAATGAGCCTCATTATTGCACggttgcagagctgtgtgggctGTGCCGTGCGCTGAGGCCATGGGGGTCACTTCCAGCCCCGCTCCCATCACGGCTCCTCATGGGGTGGGAATCGGCCGATGGGTTCCCCCCTGCTCCAGCCCAACTAATGGCCTCCCATCTCCTCCCATCTCCTCCCGTTCCTCTCTCTCAGCAGCTAAAAGCATcacagcaggaggaggctggGAAGGACGCGACAAAAATCAGTGTGAGTTCCGACTGTGGCTCTTAGGAGGTCTGTGCCTGGGGGCAACGCTGCCCCGCACCCCCCAACCCCGGCACCCATTGCATGGAACACGGGGGGGCTGCCCCACACGGGGGCTCCTTCAGTCCCCATCGgcccaagctgagcagtgcagcacccagcagtgccaCGCTGGGTGTGACCCTTTGGGGAGAGAGGTCAGATTTCCTCCCTGGGTTGGCGTTCCCAATCCAGTTACACTCATGGGATCAGAATGAGGAGACACCAATGAGTTCAATTAAACGCATCCTCCTGGccgtgtgctgctgcctggcccCACAGCATCCATCCcagcagaagggcagggagTGCTGAGCGACACGGAGCCCAACCTGCGCCATGTGGGCGCTGCCATCCCTCCTCATCAGCAGGGATTAAGGCCCGTCCATCCCACTGCTGGTAATGAACACCCCGGGCAGACCACATCCCCTTTGATCCATTGGCTGTGTGCCTTCCTCAGGGCTGAGCCCCATTTGTCACCTTCCTCCCCATGGGCCGCACGGCACTCCTGGAAGCAACTCTTGGGTGCCCTGTTCcatggtgctgtgctgcccacccccctcTGCTCCCATTCCAGGGGTGGTTTGTGTCTCTTTGGCAGCAGCTCCGGCCCCATTTCAGCCCCATTTCCAAACAGCAGGAGCCCCCAGCTGACACACACACAGCGGCCGGCAGAAAAACGGCCTGTGCCGTCCCGTGTGATTATAGGGAACGGAGCCGGGGGCCTCGGGGCGGAACATCCATCTGATTTATTGACCCAAGCCCACGGCAGCGCAGGCTGCTGAAGAAGTCTTAAATTTCATTGGGTGATAAATACCTCCAGACAATCCATTTGGTAGGAAAGCTAAAGGAAAGCTAATTAGCAACGTGGCAAATACCTCCGGGCTGCACCCAGGGATGGGAGCCGGGGGGGGGTCCCAAAAGGGGTCTTAGGGGGGTCCTGACGATGCGCTGGGCTGCAGGTGGTGAAGGTGGTCGGCAGCAACATCTCGCACAAACTGCGGCTGTCGCGGGTGAAGCCGGCGGATGAAGGAACCTACGAGTGTCGCGTCATCGACGCCAGCGAGGGCTCGGCCAGGCAGCACAAGGTGAAGGCGTATCTGCGCGTGGAGGCGGCGCGCGGAGCCGGACACCCCCAGGACACGCAGCCGCCCGGCCCCCATCTGCATCACCACCAGCACAAGGCCGGCAGGGAGCTCAGGAAGCGCGCGGCCGATGCCTCCTGCGCGCTGTAGGACTGACACTGCCCCACAGACTGACCTCCACGCTggggtccccccccccccgacccgGTTTGCACCTCCCAGCTTTGAGCCCCTTGGGAACCCCCTTATCCTGCTCCCCTTTGTGCTTTGCAGAGCAGACCCCCACCCGCACCCCCTGTAGGAAGGCCCCGTTTAGTTGCTTCGTTCCCTTTCACTCACCCCACTTTGCAGCCCATCTGTCATCACAGCAGCCATTTTAGGGACTGTATCTATTGCCTCTCCCCTGCttgccccacagctgccccagcGTGCCGAGGCCTGAGCCCGTGCAGGAAGGATGGTGCGGGAGGGGGGAGGGTCTCACTGCCGCCCCACTGCCCACACCCCGGGACCCCACCATGGGGCACCACCGCTGGGGAGGGGACTACAGAGGGGAGAGGGCCTGGGGCCCTATTGCCCTCacctccccccctcccagccTGCACCACCTGCAGCTAATAAAGCTCCTTAACGAATCCTGTAGGCGTCTCTGTCCTTGGAGGGGCAGGGGGGGATAAAAGGGGCCACAGCACGGATGGGTCTCgctgggggctgctgtgcactgtggggctgggagcagtgggaggGGTTGggcacagtgagcagcaggtGTTTGGGTGGGCTCTGCCCCGTGAGTTGGAGgagctccttcctgctgcttgttGGCAGAGCTCAGTTCTGCCGCTGTTTATTAAGCCGTGGAGCTCCGTTGCCCTCTCGGTGCGCCGCTATGAAGCGATCTGTCACGCGATGGAGTAACAGTAGCCCGGtgtcagcagcactgggggCAACGCGGCTGGAGTTGGGGGCTTCACCGCGGACAGGAGACGCCATCATCACCTCGAGCGAGGAGCTCCGGAGCCCATCGATACAGCGGTACTTCGGCAGGGCAGAAACgcgtgcagcagcagcagcagcgctgggctctgctggaggCTCCGCTCATCTCCGTGCGATCCGCTCGGCTGCTCCCCGCCAGGGAATGGAACTCGGGGTGGGAGGGAGGATCAGCCGGCGGGTAAGAACCGTctgcaggaggaagggggggagggaagagccGGGGCTGCGCTGAGGAACAGGCTGCAAATCACCTCAAACGGCGAGCAAACAAATGGCTGTTTGGCGTGGCAATTTGCAAAACCTAGAGGCAGGCTGTTAAAAATAACAGGTTTTATTGGAAGAGATTCATTTCGCGGAGTTGATGGGAAACGTTGGGAGATGGAGCACGGAGAGACGGGCCTGCGGGGCTGcagcggggctgggggctgcaccCAATGTGCGCGGCGCTGCCACCTGCGTGCAGGCAGAAAAGCTGCTCGCTCCAGCTGCAATGAAGCCCGGGGGAGATCCGGGCCCgcagagccctgcaggacaTGGAGATGGCAGTGCTGGgtcccagagctctgctgcaggacgtggttgctgggctgctgcccagTCCCATGTGCTGATGTGGCCGCAGCCGGTGCCGTCTCCTGGCCCGGTGGGTCTCTGCAGGtagctgaggagcagcagcggTGCCACCACTGTCACCGTgggctctggcacagctgtgtctgcaggCTGGACCTGAGCGGTGGGTTTTGAACAGGGCTACAGCGACCCTGGAAGTTCTGCAGCGATCCCAGGAGGGTTTGGGAGACTAAAGGTGATGTTTCACCCACCCGCCTCTCCTGCTTTCCCTCATTGGGTGATGGGCTCCGAGAGGCTCCCTGGATCAAATGCAGCCTGATGTGAAGCAATGGATGTACTTAGAAAGAAGCATGAGGGGTAAAAGCTGAGCCGCAGCCTCGTGCCCTTGGTGAAAAGCCACCGAGCTGTGTTCCTCATGGAGAAACAACCAGGAGTAAAGACAAGGTGAGAGGAACCCTCTCAGCAGCCCCCATGGCTGCGTTGCCCTCCAGATGCTCACCCAGGATCCCCAGCAGTAACACACAAAGCCGGTCCCATTAACAACCCatttatttcattgcattttctatttctgagcTCACTTCTGAAACAAGAGTCGAGATCTGCCCTCCCACATCACCAGCATCCAACCTTCACAAGGCTCTGTCTGTGAGCAGCCAGAGGCC
This genomic window from Excalfactoria chinensis isolate bCotChi1 chromosome 15, bCotChi1.hap2, whole genome shotgun sequence contains:
- the VSTM2L gene encoding V-set and transmembrane domain-containing protein 2-like protein isoform X2 — its product is MGALGLAVGIFHYLGLYLQLGAASRPPPWDAPAEGSALFTEIPHDVTAQAGEDVEMACSFRGSGSPSYSLEIQWWYVRTHKDWTDKQTWASGQLKASQQEEAGKDATKISVVKVVGSNISHKLRLSRVKPADEGTYECRVIDASEGSARQHKVKAYLRVEAARGAGHPQDTQPPGPHLHHHQHKAGRELRKRAADASCAL
- the VSTM2L gene encoding V-set and transmembrane domain-containing protein 2-like protein isoform X1; this encodes MGALGLAVGIFHYLGLYLQLGAASRPPPWDAPAEGSALFTEIPHDVTAQAGEDVEMACSFRGSGSPSYSLEIQWWYVRTHKDWTDKQTWASGQQLKASQQEEAGKDATKISVVKVVGSNISHKLRLSRVKPADEGTYECRVIDASEGSARQHKVKAYLRVEAARGAGHPQDTQPPGPHLHHHQHKAGRELRKRAADASCAL